The sequence CGTGAGGGGGGCTGCCTAGGGGGTGAGGTTGGGTAGGGGTAgtgaggtggtttattttgattggataggttgttaggatgatgTGTAaaggggttaggataggataaaatTTCTTACGGAGTttgttttaagttattattttttgtatttttgcggcgtataattacatgggtgaggatatacggtaggataaagtaaaaatgggtaaaaactaTATCGGAGAGGgatgaaattaggtgtctacagcagGAATTCGCAATGACAGTGGAAGTCATCTTGTAAGTGTAGTTTCTCCTATAATACATTTCATGCATACAATGCAAAAATGTCTAGTAAATGAGGAAAAAATATAAGGAATTTACTTGTATACAGATgctttcctctttttatttttttaaactattattattattttttgttttcagaGTGATCGGATTTACTTGGGCAGGCAATTGGAGAATCATCAAGTAACAATTTCTGGTATTGCTAATTTACTGGGGAATACAACTTCAGCTAAAAAACACTTGAATAAGTTCCTCTTCATTGTGGCAATAGGGAGTAATGACTACATCAACAACTACTTGTTGCCTGAAATATATCCCACAAGTCATTTATATACACCAATCCAATATGCAACTGCCTTGATAGATCAATATTCACAACATCTGCGGGTACGTTAGGATAGACAATACCAACCTCGATTCAACTCTCGACTCCTGACTCGGACTTGGGCAGGATTGGGTTCCAGGTGGGAGTGGGGAGTTGGTGTCAGGATAGACAATTGGGTCTCGGATTGAGGTCGACTCACAATACAATTGTGTGTAGGCTCAACAAATAATGCAATTCAACAATTCAACAGCAAGCTAATGTCTCTGGTAGATGATCTTAATACAAATTTTCCAGACGCAAAATTCACATATGTATTCAATTAACAacattatttttcctttctatatcttttttgtgctaattttttctgatttttaacATAATTGGATTGAGTATATTTTACTCGTCTTATTTCAGCTCCCCTTACTGTGTTTAATCGTCCATGCTGTAAAGTTGTGGAAACCATGCCTGGACAATGTATTCCCGGAGAAACTCCATGCTCTCTTAGGGGGATTTATCTTTTCTACGATGATTTTCATCCCACGGAGATTGCCAATAGAATGGCGACTAACAGAGCTTATAATGCTCTTCTATTGTCTGATGCATATCCTATGGATATACGTCACTTGgtcatgaagaacaatattgtgtATGATGAGTAACGTTCATGTGTTTAATTCACCATTTGATTTGTTTCCGTTTGTGTTCTCAGCGATTATAAAACACATCAGTGTTGTGTTGGTAATTTGAGTTGTTACAATGTTTCTTTCTTGAAAGATATagctatttaatttttcatttcccAACTCTAATGCAGCAGCAAGAGCACTtgaaaaaatgtataaatataaaaaagagtTTTCACATGATCTATTAACACTAGTAACAGTTAGGTTATTGGATGATGAAGATGCTCTTTCATGTGCTGCCaggtaaaattaaagttttcaaCTCCTTTTAATTTAGTTTCTAGCATGAATACTTGCACAATCAACGGAAGTTAACAATTGAGTATTATGTTCTTAATTAGTTTCAACAATATATAGAACTGCTAGCATTATCTTCTTAACTATAAATTTAATCGATTATATATGTAGATAGATTATATTGCTGCAAAGATCCCCAGCAAACGCGCGCATTAATGGAGAAACCATCCTCTTCCTCCTTTCTGTTATTACTGTCggcatttttattaatatctcttcATGTTATAGCCATGAATATCAGCACAGATGAAACCTCTCTTCTAGCTTTGAAAGCCCATATAACttcagatcctcataatattCTTTCAACAAACTGGTCTTCTTCAACTTCGGTTTGTAACTGGATTGGAATCACTTGTGGCTCTCGTCATCAAAGAGTTATTGGACTTAATATTACAGACATGAATATTGCTGGTACTATCCCACCACAAAACTTGGCAACCTCTCTTTTCTTGTTTCGCTTGATCTAAGCTACAACAATTTCCACGGTGAACTTCCACCAGAATTTTCTCATTTACGAAAATTGAGAGACATTGATCTTAGTTACAACAACTTCACAGGAGAAATTCCAATAGGAATAGCCACTCTTCCGAGTTTGAAAGCGTTGAGTTTGGGATCCAATGAATTACTTAATGGCTCTAATGCGCTCTCCATATTCAACGTCTCAACACTAGAATATTTGGATCTCAGCAATGTTGGTTTAACTGGTGATCTCCCTTCTGATTTAGGTCGCCACACTCCTGAATTGCAAGCCCTTGGACTTGAATCCAACATGTTAAGTGGACGGATACCAAGAACCATATCTGAATGCTCGAAACTTCAAATCCTATGGTTGAATCAAAATAACTTTGTTGGAGCAATTCCAAGAGAACTAGGTTACTTACATCTGCGCAAGAATTACATCTTTCAGAAAACAACTTACAAGGTACGTGTTTACCATTTTTCTGGGGAGTTTAACTTCACGTATAGTAATATTATGGATTTGAACAACTTAATCAGCAATAACATAACAGAGGATCAATAGATTCCTGTACCTagtgttggacaataaaatttcaagaccgaaaaataaataatttgagacaagaaaatattgcaacaatctattttattgatttcaataaatgagtgttacaatctctatgaatcctctgattcgccttttcgaatataaattcaagggcttaaagcttagtcttgaatttgaatttgatggacTTGAGAGACTTGATCttaacttgtgcttgaattcaagagcttttgagcttgttcttgaatattgcttgaatttgaatttgatggacttgagggacttgatcttgttcttgagcttttgagcttgttcttgaatattgcgcttgttcttgaatattgcttgaatttgaatttgatagacttgagggacttgatcttgttcttgagcttttgagcttgttcttgaatattgcggtcttgcgcttgttcttgaatattgcggtcttgcgcttgttcttgaatattgcggtcttgatattgaactttgatgaacttgatttgaatgtttgagctttttagagaaattgcgacATTTGATCCACGAGTTTCTCTGgctacttgttagagttttgGAGTCTCtcttctgaattatgagacccctatttatagttgtaggaaaggaataGTCATGAATatggactttctttgaccaatcagatttaagtgatgtggcacCTTTTATGGACTTTTATTTCATGTGtctgctgcatcagtttgacatgtgtCACGGTCCTATTCGTtgcttcacttgacttggcatgtcaCGTTATTTGACACGTGACGCTTATTTGGACCTCTAGAATATAACAATattcttgggcttagcaaagtgggctcattATTTATAACTCAAattaatgggctagcccaataaaaattagactttaattaaacccatatatgtttggatttaaataattaatctaattatattaatccacaatatttatttaggactaatatattttgaatttaatataatccaaattttatacggatttaaatttaataaaattgcatggCCCACACCTAGTACCTACCATGGGAGGAGGAGACTCCATATTTAAAATGGTTGTTACGATTTCAAAACTTCTAGGTAACTCGTAGAAATACATACCTTATACAGAGTAATATAATGCCGATGCATATGTTATAGGTGGTTGGTTTGATTTTCTTTTAGTATTATATCGTAGAAGTTAAACTCTTGTAACTATATGATTTCTTTTTGTGACATTTCTGTTTAACAATACGACAGGCACAATTCCTGATGAGATCGGTTATCTTTATAACTTGAAGAGGTTATTCATAGGAAAAAATGAGTTAACAGGCTCAATCCCTCTTACCATATTCAACATTTCATCACTTGAATGGTTAGTTATGAATGATAACAAGCTTGAAGGATCTCTACCAAGAGAGATTGGAAATTTGACTGTGCTTCAACTACTTCATCTTTCAGATAATGATCTGACGGGTATGGAAGAATATCTAATCCATGTCATTTTGGAGACATTCTTTCTGAAAAAACCTATAAAAGAAAGTACGACAAACAAATTGAATTGGAGGGAGTATGACTTATCCTAATCCTACTAAATTTTGCAGGTGTAATTCCATATGAAGTTGGTAACCTTAAGTTCACAGACATTGCATTCTCCCGGAACAACTTTAGTGGATCAATCCCTATTGGCCATGGTTTACCTAATCTTATAGAAATACTTCTAAGTGGAAACTACATTAATGGCATCTTACTAGCTTCCATCTCAAATTTGTCTAAGCTTGAATCTCTCGAACTCGATGGAAATGAACTAGCCGGTTCAATTCCTGAATCTCTAGGAGATTTAAGACAACTTGAAAGTCACAACTTGCACAGTAACTCCTTCACAAGTGATTTGAGCTTGATTACTCCTTTGGCCAATAGTAAAAACTTGAGAAGATTGATATTGTCTTTCAATCCCCCAAACACAATGCTTCCCAAATCCATTGGCAATCTTTCTTCTCTTGAACTGTTTCGGGCAGCAGGCTGTAAACTCAAAGGTCATCTTCCAAATGAAGTCTGGAATTTGAGAAATTTGTCTATTTTGGATCTGGATGGTAATGACTCTACTGGAATTGTCCCGGCCATAATAAGCTCTTTAGAAAATCTTCAAAGGCTTTCACTTGGTAAAAACAGAATAAGTGGTCCTTTCCCAATTGTTTTATGTGAGCTACCCAAATTGGGCATGCTATCACTTTCACAAAATCAAATGTGGGGAAATATTCCTAGTAGCACTGCTACCATACCTTCAAGTCTGTGGAACCTCAAAGACATTTTAAAGATGAACTTAATTGTCTTCCAATTTCTTCAATGGTTCTCTACCGTTAGAAATTGGAAACCTCAAGGATGCAATACTTCTGGATTTTTCTAGAAACCAAATCTCAGGCAACATTCCAAGTACATTGGGAGGACTACAAAAATTGATTCAACTATCTTTGGCTCATAACAGAATTTGAAGGATCCATTCCTGAGACATTCGGGAAACTCATATAATTAGAAGCGCTGGATATTTTGTATGACAACACGTCTGGTTTGATTCCAAAGTCATTAGAGGCACTAAAGCAGCTACACTCCTTTAATATCGATCTCATTCAATTGGTTACACGGAGAAATTCCGAGTGGAGGACCTTTCGCTAATCTCTCTTACCAATCTTTCATGGCCAATGAAGGATTGTGTGGTAACCTTCAAAAGCATGTCCCGCCTTGTCCTTCTAATTCAAAGAATCAGTCTAAGTCGAAGAAAAGAAGACTGATATGGATTATAGTTGCCTCTTAGGCTTGCTTCAGTAATAGTTTTCATGATAATGAGACGTAGGCGTAAaacaatcaatgctgaagatGAGTGGTCACCTGAGGTAGCACCAAAAAGAATTTCTTACTATGAACTTCAAACTTCAAACTTCAAAGAGCAACTCAGGGCTTTGATGCAAATAACTTGCTAGGAAGTGGAAGTTTTGCTTCTGTTTATAAAGAGACATTAGCAGATGGGATGATTGTAGCTGTCAAAGTTTTCAATGTGCAGATGGAAGGTACACTTCAAACCTTCGATAGAGAATGTGAAAATCTTGCAGAATCTTCGTCACAGAAACCTCACCAAGATCATCAGCAGgtgttgtaacttggattttaaGGCATTGATACTTGAGTACATGCCAAACAAGAGCTTAGACAAGTTGCTATATTCTCAAGATTATTGTTTGACTATAATGCAACGATTAAATATCATGATCGATGTTGCATCTGCTCTAGAATATCTCCATTATGGTTACTCAGTACCGGTTATTCACTGTGATATGAAGCCTTGCAATGTGTTGCTTGACAACGACATGATGGAACACCTACTGACTTTGGCATTGCCAAACTTTTAACTAAAGAAGAATCTACTGCCCACACTACAACCTTTGCCACAATTGGTTACATTGCTCCAGGTAAATCCCTTATGTAACTTGTAAGGTAATCtgacattttttaatttttctttttccagaATATGGCTTGGAAGGCCTTATATCCGAGAGGTCTGATGTCTATAGTTATGGTATCATGCTGCTGGAAACTTTTACGAAGAAGAAACCTAATGATGAAATGTTCACGGGAGATTTGAATTTGAGAAGCTTCGTGCATAATTCGCTTCCTGATGAGCTAGACCAAGTCATAGATGCCGACGAGCAAAATTTAAGTCAAAAGTTGCAATGTGTGTCATCCATCATGGAGTTAGCCATGAATTGCACGTCTAACATTCCAGTTGAAAGGACGAACATGACTGATGTTGAAGCAGCACTGGGAAGGATCTCTTTTTCTTAATGACCTATATCTGTTTTATTATTCAAACTTTTAATCTAATTTTGTGCATATAACCATCAATAAAGCATTTTTCCTTTTCGTCATACGTTCTTAACCAATCTTATACTATTTCATGGCATTTCATACTTTATATTTCTTGTGTTGCAATGGAGAGAGCTATTCCATTACCTATTTGGCTATTTTCCTAAGAACCCTCCCAAGTTGATGATACAAATGAACATCATCCATAATCCATAACTTAACCTCCAAAGATAGCATTAAATACTTATGATAAATTTTGCGCAGAGTGACAATTAATTTGTCTTTAAAATTGAGCCATCTATATACAGAGTCTTTTAAATTGGTATGGGAAAATTTGTCTTGACCCCTaccatatttatatatgtatagatgCGCAAAAGGAGATTACATAAAATGGAGGGGGgattttcaatcttcaaaaaatGAAAGGCTATGGATACAACACCTTTCATTTCATATTAACCAAGTACCTCACCTAACAAAATGTTACACTTTATAATGCTACAAAGGTGCtatcaacaataacaataataataataacaacgtATTCAACATAATTTTATAAGTAAAGTCTAGAGAGAATGGTATATACTTCACCTTATTTCTACCGTGTAAAAGTTGAGAGGGAGTTGTTGTTAGGTTTTGTCTGAGTTTCCTATCTTATTTAGATTCTACCATAATTGCGtttcaattcaaagaaaaattcttgaTACAAAAGGTTTTCtagtttggaaaaaaaaaaactcttctatatcaacagataaaaataaagaagcaaaATGGAGGAAGAAATGAAGGGGCTATTCATTCAAGAAGAAAATAGAGGGGTCGGGGGAGGGGGTAGGtatttgattattaataaaaattaattgcTTACGtgacattaaaaaataatatgaaattctGCGTGTATTCGTTTGTATTCTACACGCATTCTTCGGATGagaaaaggatttaaaatgttgtGTTTTGATGAGTTGAGGGGTTTGGTTGGTAAGAGGTTTAGTAGAAAGGTTCATGTTACAAACTTGGATAAGTATAAAAGTTCAAAAGACCATTTTATCaatattaaattatacatcttaaaatgttgatcaaaattCATGCATATTGATCTCGAAAAACGCAACAATGACAAATAAAAGTAACATAGTAAATTTGTCCTCAAAATGACAAGTCTCAGTATTTCTCGTCCTCATTTGATTCAATCATTCAACTGACCTAACATACACAGTTGCAATAAGTGCCTAAAACGTAcgtataataaaattacaaagcTACAGTGCTAGCACTAATTTATTTCATGTCTATTCTGAAGAATAACTATGATTACTGAAGTTCCAAAATTGAATTACAAGTCTTCTAATTTGCATTCTTAATCAGATTGCACTTTTAATTCTCGAACTACTCTCTGTCCAATAATATTTGTCAATTATTAACTTGACACGCatcttaataaataataaatatttttttactaaattaatctttgaatataataaattaatatattagaaAAGACATTAATTATAGACACAAACGGATAAATTatctattgattttttaaattaaacaaatattacTGATCACCTATTTTTAATAATATGGACAAATAATgagaacggagggagtaataccATAggacatttttgttttttttgggtAGATTAGTACATTTTTGTTGAAAACCTACTGCccaaattatttttagttaataaaaataagagtGAGGCATGACAATAACTAATTAGCCTAATTAGTACTATAATTATAGACAATTGTACTCGCTGCATACAGTAAACAGCAACACAATCAACAACTAACACAGTACCCCAGAGTGAGGTATATACATAGACTTTACCAATTTTTTATATGCTTGTGAAGTAAGaggttatttttaataaaatcctTACCTCAAAACCACGTAACCGAATGAAGTAGAAAATTAATCTAAATAAAACCACCGTAGCTTGAAATTATTTCTAGTTTTCTAGGCCATGCTTTAACAACATTGGGACGTCCACCTAAGAAATTTAATGGACTTTTTTCTAAAGATAATTACCTGATGAATTTTGCCTTACTTTTGAACAAATCATTTCTTTTTGAGTAGTAGGGGTGAATCTTATCAAGCTATTTTAGATTAAAAAGAACATCTCTGAAAAATGCAATAATATACACGTCAAGTATTTTCTAGAGAAGTTTACATTTAATAATTGCTGAAATGTATATTCAAATATTTGACAACTTGTCAATATTGAAAATtggattggattggatttggacgggttaaatatggatcgagtaaaatggtttggattgcaattcgcctatataaatatgggtaaatatgaatttggtcaaatatggattggataaaaatggtttcaacccaCTTTTAACTCctaaataaaaaacttaaaacttctgtatcatatcaacttgactttttttccattttttttttagtttttttagtctATCTTCTATATGTAGtctctagtttttttttctttttttgtcatttcttttttttttgtctcttctatctctaccctctaccatttgtttctctttcttttttctttttttttcttttcccttttagtctccttttttcctattttttatttttttatttttacttctttctcattttttctttttggttgtattttatgttttatattttttttattttcgaagaagCTGGTTAAGTCGAATACAAATTATGAATGATGACTAAAATATTGAAACCACTCAGTATGTtttcaccatcattttttttctttttccttttctcctttttcattattttttctttttgattttttttgttagtttttcttctattctttctttacgcttttttctctcttctatctctaacttctacctctcttgctattttttttttctatttttggtttccttcctttttttatgataacgaaatattataagcgcatattgatttatattcgcccaacatttataattcgagggctatgtggatcttcaaccatatatattttagtcttaagaaaatacaattaatttatatattttttttttggtttttcattcgGTGTCCGGTGCCTACATtagagccccgactaatccggatcgggCGTTGCaaggcccattaaggtggcagcgctcccaacagagttttctccgtAACCAAGGTCataccctcgacctctggttatgGTTAgagcagcctcatccactgcaccacaacccatgttgattttaattcatatacttatttgtatataaatacaaatgataaattgcacatattgacaactaaattattcaaatacaaataataaatttatttgaaatatatagtatgatacaaataaatttgaagtaaaaaaatataaaatgcaataacaaaaaaaaagatgaggaaaagaatacaaaaaaataagaaaaatgatgaaccaagaatgaaaaagggggaaacgaaaattaaaaaaaaaaggatgcaaagaaataaaattgaaaaagaaaaaaaatgatgaaaaagaagatagaaaaaagtgtaagaaacgagtaaaaaataagtggaaaaaatgaaaaagaaaaaaagtaaattaaaggaaaaaagaaacaaaaaatagtaaattaaaggaaaaaagagaaataaaagatagaaaaaaataataataataaaggagtgagactatggattatatttaattgataagagatgttataaattatataggctaaatgggataattagaGGCTTATATTTATTAATCTATGTAGGTATCAagcgaatacgaatgatgaaatatgaatgagaaaagggaaagcgaaaaaaaaaaagaatacaaagaaaaaagaaataaaaataaaaaaataaaaaatagatgaaaaaatgagaaaaaaattataaggaatgagtaaaaaaataaaaaaaataaaaaaaaagtaaattaaaggaaaaaagaaagaaaaaaagtagaagaaaagaactagaaagaaaaaaaaactgaaactttaagcataggtgggtgatttttgtgtttaaatgggtacccatattttatccattttgtccatatttgtatgagtttttaaaatgagttgaagtcgACATTTACTCATTTGAAATGTGAGTTATCCAATTCACTAAATGTGAATTAAATAGACTCTTTTTataaatatgggctgaaattgccACCCTATATGAGTGTTAGTTCCCCATATTTCTCTGCCTCTGGTCATATTCTCTGGTTTATTCCCAGCAGAATTTTATCTTGGAAATTGTTGTAATGGTTATCTTTTTAAGGGCACGTAGTTTGtagatttttatttcttaaaaaaaaaaaagaaaatagcgtttaaaaaaattgaagagatTTTG comes from Capsicum annuum cultivar UCD-10X-F1 chromosome 2, UCD10Xv1.1, whole genome shotgun sequence and encodes:
- the LOC107858094 gene encoding LRR receptor-like serine/threonine-protein kinase SIK1; amino-acid sequence: MGGGDSIFKMVVTISKLLGTIPDEIGYLYNLKRLFIGKNELTGSIPLTIFNISSLEWLVMNDNKLEGSLPREIGNLTVLQLLHLSDNDLTGVIPYEVGNLKFTDIAFSRNNFSGSIPIGHGLPNLIEILLSGNYINGILLASISNLSKLESLELDGNELAGSIPESLGDLRQLESHNLHSNSFTSDLSLITPLANSKNLRRLILSFNPPNTMLPKSIGNLSSLELFRAAGCKLKGHLPNEVWNLRNLSILDLDGNDSTGIVPAIISSLENLQRLSLGKNRISGPFPIVLCELPKLGMLSLSQNQMWGNIPSSTATIPSSLWNLKDILKMNLIVFQFLQWFSTVRNWKPQGCNTSGFF